In one Pseudoclavibacter sp. Marseille-Q3772 genomic region, the following are encoded:
- a CDS encoding succinate dehydrogenase — protein MTIETVEYPRTPLAERKASSRNWERIGWMFMRGSGVLLVILVFVHLYSNLIAGDGVHQIEYQFVVADKFAVPFWLIWDALLLILALIHGTNGMRTIVNDYVYKPGPRKALTITLWTACAIEIILGLIVLIVFAVEPCIHGGVTICQ, from the coding sequence ATGACAATCGAAACTGTCGAATACCCGCGCACTCCCCTCGCTGAGCGCAAAGCAAGCAGCCGCAACTGGGAGCGCATCGGCTGGATGTTCATGCGCGGCTCTGGCGTGCTCTTGGTCATCCTCGTGTTCGTACACCTGTACTCGAACCTGATCGCCGGTGACGGCGTTCACCAGATCGAATACCAGTTCGTCGTTGCCGATAAGTTCGCTGTCCCGTTCTGGCTGATCTGGGATGCGCTACTGCTCATCCTCGCCCTCATTCATGGCACCAACGGTATGCGCACCATCGTTAATGACTACGTGTACAAGCCAGGTCCTCGCAAGGCGCTCACGATCACGCTGTGGACCGCATGCGCGATCGAAATCATCCTCGGCCTCATCGTGCTGATCGTGTTCGCTGTGGAGCCCTGCATCCACGGCGGCGTCACGATTTGCCAGTAG
- the sdhC gene encoding succinate dehydrogenase, cytochrome b556 subunit — translation MGGRLYRGNEGMWSWVLHRITGVAIFFFLLVHVLDSALLLVSPEVYNAVINAYKNPVMALGELGLVGAIVYHAFNGIRIILVDFLPGGTRHHKLMFWVVIGLWVAVMVPFAIVHLSHAFAH, via the coding sequence ATCGGAGGGCGTCTGTACCGCGGTAACGAGGGAATGTGGTCGTGGGTTCTCCACCGTATTACCGGTGTCGCCATCTTCTTCTTCCTTCTCGTGCACGTGCTCGACAGTGCACTGCTATTGGTGAGCCCCGAGGTATACAACGCGGTCATCAATGCGTACAAGAACCCGGTGATGGCCCTTGGCGAGCTCGGTTTGGTCGGCGCCATCGTCTACCACGCCTTTAACGGAATCCGCATCATTCTCGTTGACTTCCTCCCGGGCGGAACCCGTCACCACAAGCTCATGTTCTGGGTCGTTATCGGCCTGTGGGTTGCGGTGATGGTGCCGTTTGCAATCGTCCACCTCTCACACGCGTTCGCACACTAA
- a CDS encoding glycosyltransferase family 1 protein yields MTNSVKKVLDHLRLRGHEAIVICPKAGAPSEYAGFPVHEVATVNLREFPVGLPCPQVERVLREFRPDILHAASPAMLGWHALMAAKRQRIPSVAIFQTDVAGYTRSNKLGIMRDFAWKVIRAIHTQADLTLAPSTHSIRDLERQRIPRVQRWGRGVDLTSYHPQHRHCPESAALRASIAAEDEVIVGYVGRLAPEKQVERLRELQGIPGAKFVVVGDGPSRGSVERAMRNMPVTFLGKRSGRDLSLAYSVFDVFVHTGTEETFGQTLQEAHAAGLPVIAPLAGGPIDLVTHGYDGYLFDPTTRRGDDSMRQYVARLVGDESLRARMGEAGRRRVLDRSWERVCDALLDYYDQTILTSLAPVDEAASTGRMLVTPSEHISR; encoded by the coding sequence GTGACCAACAGCGTGAAGAAAGTTCTCGACCACCTCCGACTACGCGGGCACGAAGCGATCGTCATCTGTCCGAAGGCTGGAGCCCCGAGCGAGTACGCAGGGTTCCCGGTGCACGAAGTCGCCACGGTAAACCTGCGCGAGTTTCCGGTCGGTCTGCCGTGCCCCCAGGTGGAACGCGTGCTGCGTGAGTTTCGCCCAGATATTTTGCATGCCGCATCCCCGGCCATGTTGGGTTGGCACGCGCTGATGGCCGCGAAGCGGCAGCGCATCCCGAGCGTGGCTATTTTCCAAACCGATGTGGCCGGCTACACCCGCAGCAACAAGCTCGGCATCATGCGTGACTTCGCCTGGAAGGTGATCAGGGCGATTCACACGCAGGCCGACCTCACGCTGGCCCCATCCACTCACTCAATCCGAGACCTCGAACGCCAGCGCATCCCACGGGTGCAGCGCTGGGGCCGCGGCGTTGATCTCACCAGCTACCACCCACAACACCGCCACTGTCCGGAATCTGCGGCGCTGCGTGCATCCATCGCGGCAGAGGATGAGGTGATTGTTGGGTATGTTGGCCGCCTCGCTCCCGAAAAGCAGGTCGAGCGGCTTCGTGAGCTGCAGGGTATTCCCGGAGCAAAGTTCGTGGTCGTTGGCGACGGCCCCTCGCGTGGCTCGGTAGAGCGGGCGATGCGCAATATGCCGGTAACTTTCCTCGGTAAGCGCAGTGGGCGTGATCTTTCGCTCGCCTATTCAGTCTTTGATGTGTTTGTGCACACCGGAACCGAAGAGACCTTCGGGCAAACGCTGCAGGAAGCCCATGCGGCGGGCCTGCCGGTTATCGCACCGCTGGCCGGTGGACCGATCGATTTGGTCACTCACGGCTATGACGGCTACCTATTCGATCCGACCACCCGCCGCGGTGACGACTCGATGCGCCAATACGTCGCGCGACTCGTAGGCGACGAGTCGTTGCGCGCTCGCATGGGCGAAGCCGGGCGCCGCCGAGTGCTCGACCGCTCATGGGAACGCGTGTGTGATGCCCTCCTCGACTACTACGACCAGACAATCCTGACATCGCTTGCACCAGTTGATGAGGCCGCATCGACTGGCCGGATGCTGGTGACACCGAGCGAGCACATTTCGCGATAG
- a CDS encoding mannose-1-phosphate guanylyltransferase, translated as MSSHALDDFYAVIPAGGVGSRLWPLSRADRPKFLRDIAGTGQTLLRSTFDRLVPLSAPERVMVVTGHSHGNEVRAQLPELLDDNVVLESEGRDSSAAIGLAAAIIERRHPGAIIGSFAADHLISANARFRRAVTEAVRAAREGLIVTIGIQPIEPSTAFGYIRAGEPLEILGAPSARQVEAFVEKPKAATARRYLASGEYLWNAGMFIAKAERLLAELEADSPELAAGINEIADAWDTPHREEVTARVWPTLKKIAIDYTVAEPAAKKGALAVIPGFFGWDDVGDFAAVSRVHPDGGDDPLEVLGDAGRVVSVESSGLVVSETERVIAIAGVSDVVVVDTADALLVTTRAKAQKVKDVVAALKESEHPEVL; from the coding sequence ATGTCATCACATGCACTTGACGATTTTTATGCCGTGATTCCCGCCGGTGGCGTTGGTTCGCGGCTTTGGCCGCTCAGCCGTGCAGACCGGCCAAAGTTCCTGCGCGATATCGCCGGTACCGGGCAAACGCTGCTGCGCTCAACATTCGATCGCTTAGTTCCGCTGAGCGCGCCCGAGCGAGTGATGGTGGTTACGGGACACAGCCATGGCAATGAAGTGCGCGCGCAGCTTCCCGAGCTGCTGGACGATAATGTGGTGCTCGAATCAGAGGGCCGCGATTCGAGTGCGGCCATTGGCCTTGCCGCAGCAATTATCGAGCGTCGCCACCCCGGCGCCATCATCGGTTCGTTTGCTGCAGATCACCTCATCAGCGCCAATGCGCGATTTCGACGGGCCGTAACCGAGGCGGTGCGCGCTGCACGCGAGGGGCTGATCGTAACCATCGGCATCCAACCGATCGAACCATCGACCGCCTTTGGCTACATCCGCGCGGGAGAGCCGCTAGAAATCCTTGGCGCACCTTCCGCTCGTCAGGTCGAAGCATTCGTTGAGAAGCCGAAAGCGGCCACCGCACGCCGCTATCTCGCATCCGGTGAATACCTGTGGAACGCGGGAATGTTCATCGCCAAGGCTGAGCGGTTGCTCGCAGAGCTCGAAGCCGACTCTCCTGAGCTTGCCGCCGGTATCAACGAGATCGCAGATGCCTGGGATACGCCGCATCGTGAGGAAGTGACCGCCCGGGTATGGCCGACGCTCAAGAAAATCGCCATCGACTACACCGTCGCCGAACCGGCAGCGAAGAAGGGCGCGCTCGCGGTGATTCCAGGCTTCTTTGGCTGGGATGATGTGGGTGACTTTGCGGCAGTGTCGCGAGTTCACCCCGATGGCGGCGACGACCCGCTCGAAGTGCTTGGAGACGCCGGTCGCGTAGTCAGTGTGGAATCGTCCGGATTGGTGGTGTCGGAAACCGAGCGCGTGATCGCTATCGCCGGTGTGTCGGATGTGGTGGTTGTCGATACCGCGGATGCGCTACTGGTCACCACTCGCGCAAAGGCGCAGAAGGTGAAGGATGTGGTGGCTGCGCTGAAGGAATCCGAGCACCCAGAAGTCTTGTAG
- a CDS encoding BMP family ABC transporter substrate-binding protein, which yields MGISKNKWLGLISVAAVSTLTLSACGAAPDDAGSGGKANASDFTACMVSDEGGFDDRSFNQLAHEGLVKAEEELGIQTKVAESSSPDDFNPNLTTMVSQGCDIIIPVGFMLADATQEVANSNPDTHFAIVDVDYLEGDNLLQLNYDTAQAAFLAGYAAAGQSESGVVATYGGQKIPSVTIFMDGFALGVKHYNETKGKDVKVIGWDVDKQAGDFVGNFTDQTKAKQISEGFLAKGADIIMPVGGPLYQGAAEAIRGHGNSALLIGVDSDLVKKEEKYKDIIFVSVLKGLDVTVYDAIESAVNDDFKGGTVYTGTLENDGVGLSGFGQFESKLPEGMQDEIEQLKQDIIDGKIKVQSPSSPKAAE from the coding sequence ATGGGGATTTCCAAGAACAAGTGGCTGGGGCTCATCAGTGTCGCGGCCGTAAGCACGCTCACGCTCTCCGCCTGCGGCGCCGCACCGGATGACGCCGGATCGGGCGGCAAGGCAAACGCCAGCGACTTCACGGCCTGCATGGTCTCCGATGAGGGTGGCTTCGATGACCGCTCCTTCAACCAGTTGGCACACGAGGGTCTCGTCAAGGCAGAGGAAGAGCTCGGCATCCAGACCAAGGTTGCCGAGTCGAGCTCGCCCGACGACTTCAACCCGAACCTCACCACGATGGTTAGCCAAGGCTGCGACATCATCATTCCGGTTGGCTTCATGCTCGCCGACGCAACCCAGGAAGTCGCCAACTCGAACCCGGACACGCACTTCGCGATCGTCGACGTCGACTACCTCGAGGGTGACAACCTCCTGCAGCTGAACTACGACACTGCTCAGGCCGCCTTCCTCGCGGGCTATGCCGCAGCCGGCCAGAGCGAATCGGGCGTTGTCGCCACCTACGGCGGTCAGAAGATTCCTTCGGTCACCATCTTCATGGATGGTTTTGCACTCGGTGTGAAGCACTACAACGAAACCAAAGGCAAGGACGTCAAGGTCATCGGTTGGGATGTAGACAAGCAAGCTGGTGACTTCGTCGGTAACTTCACCGACCAGACCAAGGCCAAGCAGATCTCCGAGGGCTTCCTCGCTAAGGGCGCTGACATCATCATGCCGGTTGGTGGACCGCTCTACCAGGGTGCTGCTGAGGCGATCCGCGGCCACGGCAACTCGGCACTGCTGATCGGTGTTGACAGCGACCTGGTCAAGAAGGAAGAAAAGTACAAGGACATCATCTTCGTCTCGGTGCTCAAGGGGCTGGATGTAACCGTGTACGACGCCATTGAGTCGGCTGTGAACGATGACTTCAAGGGCGGTACCGTGTACACCGGAACGCTCGAGAACGATGGTGTCGGACTGTCGGGCTTCGGCCAGTTCGAATCGAAGCTGCCGGAGGGCATGCAGGACGAGATCGAACAGCTCAAGCAGGACATCATCGACGGCAAGATCAAGGTGCAGTCACCTTCGTCGCCGAAGGCCGCTGAGTAA
- a CDS encoding ABC transporter ATP-binding protein, translating to MKLELRGITKRFGAFTANDSINLTVEPGEVHALLGENGAGKSTLMNVLYGLYMPEEGEILLDDEVQQFSGPGDAMAAGIGMVHQHFMLIPVFTVAENLILGHEPMSMPGILDLDSARERVREISERFGFDIDPDAKVEDLSVGQQQRVEIIKALSHDAKILVLDEPTAVLTPQETDELMRIMAELRDEGTSIVFISHKLREVRHISDRISVIRRGKLVGTAEPTASNEELASLMVGHAVSLNVDKAPASPGEPAFQVRDLTVFGADGKRRIDGLSFDIHQGEILVVAGVQGNGQTELTEAILGVQDQVRGSITLDGHELLGRSVKQVLDAGVGFVPEDRTIDGLVGEFTIAENVILDRFRDDAFSGGLALKLGAIREHAEQAVEEFDIRTPSIDTFAGRLSGGNQQKVVLARELGRKLRMFIASQPTRGLDVGSIEFVHKQIVATRDSGIPVLIVSTELDEVTQLADRIMVMYGGRSMGIVPADTSREVLGQMMAGIPHGE from the coding sequence ATGAAACTAGAACTTCGCGGCATCACGAAGCGTTTCGGCGCCTTCACCGCAAACGATTCCATCAACCTCACGGTCGAACCCGGTGAAGTGCATGCGCTGCTAGGCGAGAACGGTGCCGGTAAGTCCACGCTGATGAACGTGCTCTACGGCCTGTATATGCCGGAAGAGGGCGAGATTCTGCTCGACGATGAGGTCCAGCAATTCAGCGGGCCCGGCGATGCGATGGCTGCCGGGATCGGTATGGTGCACCAGCACTTCATGCTCATCCCCGTGTTCACCGTGGCGGAAAACCTGATCCTCGGCCACGAGCCAATGTCGATGCCCGGCATTCTCGACCTCGACTCCGCGCGCGAGCGCGTGCGCGAGATCTCTGAGCGGTTCGGTTTTGATATCGACCCGGATGCGAAGGTTGAGGATCTCTCGGTGGGTCAGCAGCAGCGCGTCGAGATCATCAAGGCGCTGTCGCATGATGCCAAGATTCTCGTGCTTGACGAGCCGACCGCGGTGCTGACACCGCAGGAGACCGACGAGCTCATGCGCATCATGGCCGAGTTGCGCGATGAGGGCACCTCGATCGTGTTTATCTCGCACAAGTTGCGCGAGGTACGCCACATCAGTGACCGGATCTCGGTGATCCGTCGCGGCAAGCTCGTGGGCACGGCCGAACCGACCGCGAGCAATGAGGAGCTCGCATCCCTCATGGTGGGCCACGCCGTATCACTGAATGTCGACAAGGCACCGGCTAGCCCTGGGGAGCCGGCATTCCAGGTTCGGGACCTGACCGTGTTCGGCGCCGATGGCAAGCGACGCATCGACGGGCTGAGCTTTGACATTCACCAGGGAGAGATCCTCGTGGTTGCCGGTGTGCAGGGGAACGGTCAAACCGAGCTCACCGAGGCGATCCTCGGTGTGCAGGACCAGGTGCGCGGTTCGATCACGCTGGATGGTCACGAGCTGCTTGGCCGTTCGGTCAAACAAGTATTGGATGCGGGTGTTGGGTTTGTTCCGGAGGACCGCACGATTGATGGTCTTGTTGGTGAGTTCACCATCGCCGAAAACGTGATCCTGGACCGATTCCGCGATGATGCATTCTCGGGCGGGCTTGCGCTGAAGCTCGGTGCGATCCGTGAGCACGCCGAGCAGGCGGTTGAAGAATTCGACATCCGCACGCCGTCGATTGACACCTTTGCCGGTCGACTCTCCGGTGGTAACCAACAGAAAGTGGTGTTGGCGCGCGAACTCGGACGCAAATTGCGGATGTTCATCGCATCCCAGCCCACCCGAGGCCTGGACGTGGGCTCAATCGAGTTTGTGCACAAGCAGATTGTCGCGACGCGCGACTCCGGCATCCCGGTGTTGATTGTTTCCACCGAGCTCGATGAGGTGACGCAGCTCGCCGACCGAATCATGGTGATGTACGGCGGCCGCAGTATGGGAATCGTCCCGGCAGACACCTCTCGTGAAGTTCTTGGACAGATGATGGCAGGTATCCCTCATGGCGAATAA
- a CDS encoding ABC transporter permease yields MANNASLTPTETEQVTSAEVARGGSVNALADQPWRGVWRDILGGSVFRSILSIVIALAIGLAIAVFTNEKIQETLGYFFAAPQYFFAEAGRLISDAIQALWSGAVYNSKAGFGPLLGSLGWATPLIAAGLGLGLAFRAGLFNIGGQGQILVGAIFASWVGASWQLPPVLHLLVAVVVTVLAASMYAAMVGWLKAQTGAHEVILTIMFNWIAYWGVTYLLKQPIFQSPNAPGQAKSKAVLESARLPEIAGTFGSGLILVLVAVLVYWWIMDRSTLGFQIRAVGINPDAARTAGINVKGVTVLTMALSGAFIGLAAVTQTLEVHPTGIEPSVHANIGFDAITVALLGGNSPIGIVLAAILFGVLKSGAVSMEIAAGIPRDIIPVIQGLIVLFVAAPKFLGFLPKPTGHSLFDRVTASKRGSRDASAATASDTENKSEA; encoded by the coding sequence ATGGCGAATAACGCATCACTTACCCCAACAGAAACCGAACAGGTTACCTCCGCAGAGGTCGCTCGCGGTGGTTCGGTGAACGCGCTCGCTGATCAGCCCTGGCGGGGCGTGTGGCGTGACATCCTTGGTGGTTCAGTGTTCCGGTCGATTCTGTCGATCGTGATTGCGCTGGCGATCGGGCTTGCGATTGCCGTATTCACGAACGAGAAGATTCAAGAAACACTCGGGTACTTCTTCGCGGCACCGCAGTACTTTTTTGCCGAGGCGGGTCGGCTGATCTCGGATGCAATCCAAGCGTTGTGGAGCGGCGCGGTCTACAACTCGAAGGCGGGTTTTGGTCCGCTGCTCGGTAGCCTCGGCTGGGCAACGCCGCTCATCGCCGCCGGTCTCGGTTTGGGCTTGGCGTTCCGCGCGGGGTTGTTCAACATTGGTGGTCAGGGTCAGATCCTCGTCGGTGCGATCTTCGCCTCGTGGGTTGGCGCATCTTGGCAGCTGCCGCCGGTGCTGCACCTGCTTGTTGCGGTCGTCGTAACGGTACTCGCCGCATCCATGTATGCCGCGATGGTCGGCTGGCTTAAAGCGCAAACCGGCGCGCACGAGGTCATCCTCACGATCATGTTCAACTGGATCGCCTACTGGGGTGTGACCTACCTGCTGAAGCAGCCCATCTTCCAATCCCCGAATGCGCCGGGGCAGGCGAAGTCCAAGGCAGTGCTCGAGAGTGCGCGTCTACCGGAAATCGCTGGCACCTTCGGTAGCGGGCTGATTCTCGTACTCGTCGCCGTACTCGTGTACTGGTGGATCATGGATCGATCCACCCTCGGGTTCCAGATCCGTGCGGTGGGCATCAACCCGGATGCGGCGCGCACCGCGGGCATTAACGTCAAGGGCGTGACGGTGCTCACCATGGCACTATCGGGTGCGTTCATCGGACTCGCGGCGGTTACGCAGACCCTGGAAGTGCATCCGACGGGTATCGAACCGTCGGTTCACGCCAATATCGGGTTCGATGCGATTACCGTTGCGCTGCTTGGTGGCAATAGCCCGATCGGAATTGTGTTGGCCGCCATTCTGTTTGGTGTGCTGAAATCCGGAGCGGTCTCGATGGAGATCGCTGCCGGCATTCCGCGAGACATCATCCCCGTTATTCAGGGACTCATCGTGCTGTTTGTGGCTGCTCCGAAGTTCCTCGGTTTCTTGCCGAAGCCGACCGGACATTCGCTGTTCGACCGCGTAACCGCAAGTAAACGCGGGTCGCGCGATGCCAGCGCAGCAACCGCATCCGACACCGAGAACAAATCGGAGGCATAG
- a CDS encoding ABC transporter permease produces the protein MSTSLTTTTADASSSEGVLAPPKLRTPILLGVFALISLLVFVFQVAPDVTTSVDLNSRSVDLTLPQIEVPTFITNLILTLGMFGIAAFAFMRAKRRERVPMWSIAIYATLWVFALILWTGAGNDVPLTWLFTGSLVLATPIVFGSLAGIVSERAGVVNLAIEGQLLSGAFAAALVASLTDSWIAGVLAAAAAGVLVSCVLALFAITYWVEQVVVGVVINMIVIGLTNYLYSALLATDPAKFNDPARYPSINIPGLSQIPVLGPLLFQHTVLGYVMLLLVPLMGYLLFKSRWGLRTRAVGEHPKAADTVGINVNATRWRNVLLSGVIAGVGGSFYTIGSVGAFSSQITSGQGYIALAAVIFGGWHPIYSALAALLFGFASNFQTFASQAGSQMPSELLAMVPYVVTVLAVIGFVGKSKAPAADGVPYIQSGR, from the coding sequence ATGTCGACATCGCTGACGACCACTACCGCCGACGCGTCGAGCTCCGAGGGTGTGCTCGCACCGCCGAAACTGCGTACCCCGATCCTGCTCGGTGTGTTTGCGCTGATCTCCCTGCTGGTGTTTGTGTTCCAGGTGGCACCGGATGTGACCACGTCCGTTGACCTCAACTCGCGCAGTGTTGATCTGACCCTGCCACAGATCGAGGTACCCACCTTCATCACCAACCTCATCCTCACGCTCGGCATGTTTGGCATCGCCGCCTTCGCCTTCATGCGCGCGAAGCGGCGCGAACGAGTGCCGATGTGGAGCATCGCGATCTACGCCACTCTGTGGGTGTTCGCGCTCATCCTGTGGACCGGTGCCGGTAACGATGTGCCGCTCACCTGGCTGTTTACCGGTTCGCTCGTACTGGCAACGCCGATCGTGTTCGGTTCGCTGGCGGGTATTGTCTCCGAACGTGCGGGCGTGGTGAACCTGGCGATCGAAGGTCAGCTGCTCTCGGGTGCGTTTGCGGCCGCCCTGGTTGCTTCGCTCACCGACAGCTGGATTGCCGGTGTGCTCGCCGCGGCTGCCGCAGGTGTGCTCGTCTCCTGCGTGCTTGCGCTGTTCGCCATCACCTACTGGGTCGAGCAGGTCGTTGTCGGTGTGGTGATCAACATGATCGTGATCGGACTCACCAACTACCTGTACTCGGCGCTGTTGGCGACCGACCCGGCGAAGTTCAACGACCCGGCACGCTACCCGAGCATCAACATCCCCGGCCTCTCGCAGATTCCGGTGCTCGGGCCCCTGCTGTTCCAGCACACGGTGCTCGGCTACGTCATGCTGCTGCTGGTACCGCTGATGGGCTACCTGCTGTTCAAGTCACGCTGGGGACTTCGCACTCGTGCTGTGGGTGAGCACCCGAAGGCTGCTGACACGGTCGGCATCAACGTAAACGCCACGCGCTGGCGCAATGTGCTGCTCTCGGGCGTGATCGCCGGAGTCGGTGGCTCGTTCTACACCATCGGCTCGGTGGGTGCGTTCTCCTCGCAGATCACTTCGGGGCAGGGATACATTGCCCTCGCCGCGGTGATCTTCGGTGGCTGGCACCCGATCTACTCGGCGCTGGCGGCACTGCTGTTTGGATTCGCATCGAACTTCCAAACATTTGCCAGCCAGGCCGGGTCGCAGATGCCCAGTGAGCTGTTGGCGATGGTGCCGTACGTGGTCACCGTGCTCGCCGTGATCGGCTTCGTCGGTAAATCGAAGGCTCCCGCCGCAGACGGTGTGCCGTACATCCAATCGGGACGCTAA
- a CDS encoding cytidine deaminase, translating into MSSVEPQDIDWDALRAAAREAMRCAYVPYSNFPVGAAALVDDGRIVTGCNVENASYGVGLCAECGLVTDLARTGGGKIVAFTCCDGNGNRLMPCGRCRQLLNEFAAVNCLFDTLDGITGIDGILPMAFGPTNLDDYADTRA; encoded by the coding sequence GTGAGCAGTGTTGAACCACAAGACATCGATTGGGATGCGCTACGGGCAGCGGCGCGCGAAGCGATGCGCTGCGCGTATGTGCCGTACTCGAACTTCCCCGTCGGCGCCGCCGCACTCGTGGATGACGGGCGCATCGTCACCGGCTGCAATGTCGAGAACGCAAGCTACGGGGTCGGGCTGTGCGCCGAGTGCGGTCTCGTCACCGATCTGGCGCGCACCGGCGGCGGGAAGATCGTTGCTTTCACCTGCTGTGATGGCAACGGCAACCGGTTGATGCCCTGTGGTCGCTGCCGTCAGCTGTTGAACGAGTTCGCCGCCGTGAACTGCCTATTTGACACGCTTGACGGCATCACCGGCATCGACGGCATCCTGCCGATGGCGTTCGGGCCGACCAACCTCGATGACTATGCGGATACGCGCGCTTAG